AAACACAAAAATCAAATATAAGAttcattttaagaaaaatatatacTTTACCTAACAACCACACAGtagaatcccactagtggggtctggggagggtagaacgtacgcagaccttacccctacccaaagggatagagaggttgttttcgggagaccctcggctcagagacAATAGATCCGTAACCACAACAAAAACCAGAAAAATAGTATCAGCATCGTAATATATTTTACCTAacacgcaaaaaaaaaaaaaaaaattgtaaattcATCAGGTGTTAATTTACCTCTTCTTTAGGCCGGCAACAATAGATCTTTTTATCAaaatgattgatgcaacgacTACCAGCATGGATTTGAAAAGTTTCGACAGGACTACTACCATGAGTGAGATTTAAGACTTTCACCGTCATCCAGTACATATCGAAGGTTCCCGACAACGAATAATTCACTTTCTCAATCTTCAAAACCTTGTACTTGAAAGCCTGCGAGGAGAGGCACAATTAGTTGTTAATAAAGGAAGGATAGTCTGGAGACTAATCACAGAATGAAATTTAAGGTTGCATACATTGCACTCTTTCTCATTATATTCCTCGATAGCACGGTTAGCCAGTTCCATTAGTAACTTAGCATTGTCACTGAAATCCTGAGATGGTAATGGTCCAGGTAGTGATCCTCCAAAAGTAGGCGCACCAGAAAAACCCGGTCCAGGTAGTGATACTCCAAAAGTAGGCGCACCAAAAAAACCCGAAGAGAGATAGACATCACTGTCAAAATACTGCATCAAACAAGCCAACACTAGAGTGAGTGATGAAAACTAATCCAAATCATAGGACGAATATACAATAAGTAAACTCAAGCACAAGAAGCTAAAATACTTGGCAACACAGATTTAATGCCAGAAGATAATTCCCAGGTAGACTCACAACTTGTTTGGATAGTTGTTatatatcgtttcataatgtatcgtacttgtattgtattgtattgtattatattgttttgatgtatacaatgtttagatagattgtattgtttgtcgTCATTTCATGATGTCAAGCACCAACAATATTAAGAATAAACTTACAATATCataaagaaaaagtaaggtaCGAGATAATATAAAAAGTTAGGGTAAAGGATAAAATAGTACTtattagagaaaaaaaataaggtaatgacacgaccacaccaaatcgatcGTTCTATAAAGTGCCACTTTTTGTTGTTACGTAACAAcaaatttaacgatacgatacaataaaatttaagtaacaatcaaacaaatattgtatttaaagtcacaatacgatacaatataataggtaacaaccatccaaacaagctatcAGATAAACATCCAAGGGAACATGTTTCAATAAGTTTGTTTAAGAAATTTGATCTAACAACATGAAATtgttactccctctgtttcaatttagatgatacacttttctttttagtccgttctaaaaagaatgacacatCTACAATTGAAAATAATTCAGCTTGAAATTCTTCATTTTAACCACTTTTAAGCCTTGATGAGAAGGTTTTATAAACACACAAATATCACGGCCCACAAAGCTTTTGACACTTAAGTTTaaagaccacaaatttcaaagtgtttctttttgttttttattaaaCTCCGTGTAGAGCGAAAATACTTCTATCTAAATTGAAtagcaaaagaaaaacttacaTGGGAATGACAAAACTGAGGGTTGAATCGACAGGGGGTTAGATACTCCCCCGTGAGATATCTTCCTTGAGCTGCAAGTTTTTCTCGGTGCTCCAACTCTGACTGTTTCAATCTCTTCTCCTCCTCAGTTACTGGCCTCGAACAAAATTCTCTTATTGTCTTGTCGAATGCATCTATTACTCTCTTCGCTACCTCATCTCCCAGTTCGAAACGAATTTCTCTTTGCAGTACGAAACGAATCTCTCTTTCCCTCTGCTTCTTTGCTTCCAAGTCTTTTTCCCACTTTAGATCCTCCTCTTTTGATTGTAAAAGTGATTTTAGCCTCATCTCCTCGAACGAATAATGCTCTCTTTCCCATAAATTCTTATCCAAAAGAAGTTCTTCTTCTGATTTGGGATAATGGATTTGTATTTGCTTCTTTTGGGACTCAGTTAAATTTGCAAGACAACGTGCTCTTAGGTTGATGCTTTCTGAATTGTCTTTAAGGAATACTTTTATCATATATTCTGccatttcttcctctttttgccTCTGCTTCTCCTCCTCTTCCGATAGTGGCAAACAATTCGACGCAACTATCAACCAAACCCAATATTGATGCGATGAAGCTAAACCCTTTTTAAGTtggattgggatttgggtcggCGATGAACCTAAACCCCTTTTTAAGTtggattgggatttgggtcggCTCAAGAGACGGAAATAACAGAGATGTTTTATATGAATTACAATATTTATAGGAAACTTGATTATATTTCCATCTTTTTGTTGAATTTAAGGTTAAAATAATTTGCAGCCTCCAAATTTGCATTAAAGATTAAATTTATCCTCCAATTTTAAACAATATTCATTCTTAACTTTTTAAAATGCCTATTTTACATCTACaacttttatcttttctttttgatttttttttttaaaataggcatttttatcttttttaatcTGTTTCAGCTTACCGAGAACATGACCCTaaataggaaggtgtggaggttataaattttttgaatttattttcatTGTTCCTTGAGTCGTGAGTATGTCGAAAACAACTTCTCTACTTTTACAAGGTAGGAAAaaagtctgcatacacactaccctcctcaggtCCCACTTGTAGAATTACACTGGTTTTTTTATTGTTGTGGTTGTTGAAGTTTTTAATCTATATTATGGATTTACTTATAGacaaataaatattaattttgaTACAACAAAAGAATGAGAAGTAGTTTTCAAGCATATAAGTTACTAACAtttaattatgaaaaaaaaaaagtagtttttCAGTATCATTAATTTTATTAATAGCAATCAAAACTcactatatttatatttataacattgagaataaaagaaagtgaGAACATTGTAAATTAAGTAATGCATGTAATAAAAAAGGTTTAAAAAAGGGTAGATTTTATAACAAATTCCTAAAAACAAGTTAAGGTTAGGTAATAGGACCCCACAAAGTAAAGGTGTGTAACTGAGATTTCAAGACAAATTCAGGGTGGTGCTTATCCTTTTCCCTTTAGTTTACTCATGGTTCTTGCACTAATCAGAATCAATAGTTACAGGcattaacaaacaaaatttttatgcattttattaGTCTAATACTTCAGAGCTTATCAAATCATAACATTCCTAATATCAACGTAACAAAGTACTTTTGTTTCATAACATAACAACAACTAGTAGAATTTATTTACAATTACAAAAAGAGTTATATGGAACACAAAGGGTCATACATGATGGTAAATACTTGCACCCAACCAGTATTTTTACTGATTCAAGAAAGTTAACCTTAGCAGTTACAAATTAAAGTGCGACTACGTATACAATATCACTTAAATATGGTTAATAACCGCAGAGAAAATATCTTTTTCATTTCGATGGCTAAGGAAGGATCATCTCATCATAGCTTTTACTTTTCAGCAATGTTCTTGCGGGGCAGATGGATTCAGCCATGcgaatttgattatatcccgatgaaccgtccatgaaagacattgcctcataaccagtagtagcatcgatcatcagctctggTATAGGAAGCGGAAATTTATCTTTGGGACACGCATTGTTGAGATCTCTGAAGTCAACACACACTCAAATCTGTCCATGCTTCTTCCTTACAGGGATAATACTTGagacccatgttgggtatttcacttcacgaataaagccggcttcgatgagtttgttaacttcagtttcaatCAGGGGAACCAAGTCCAGCCTAAAACGCCTTTGAGCTTGCTTAACAGGATGAGCACCATTCctgactgcaaggtgatggactgctactttggGGTCTAAACCAGGCATCTCTTTataactccaagcaaagacatcccaatactccttgagtaactcaatataaatattttattcatCGACTGCTAGTAAAGCACTTAGATAGGTGGGCATTAGTTCTTCATCGGTGCCAaggtttatttctttcaaagtgtCAACTGTTGCCTTTaccccttcttcaagttcaggcGGAGCATCCTTTGCATCTTCATCTTTTTGAGGGTCCCCATCGTTGAAAGATATGTGATAACACGGACATCCTCCAATTTCTCATCACTCCCTATTATAGACGAAATACCATTCTCGCCTTGAgcagtaacatgatacgaagaacccatactttcttcatcttcgtcaTGTTCCTTAGTATTGACCACaatatatggctttaccttcagtacttctttaCATGAAATCACAaattttgtttgtcgcctcattctagaaggaatcaaactttggaaatccttagagatcttctgGATTCTAGGAGAAGCGGATGTTCTTATGCTTTgataatttctctggaacttgttccccttctttaatggtcCAATCTCTCAAATACGGAAGTTCTCACAATTGATTTTCTaagtcgatcaaagacagaaggcctGTTAGAAATGACAGATTcgtcttctacagtgatataattaTTGCTCAcccttcttatggagatgcaTACTAGTGACGGATGCTTGTGTGCCAAACCTTCACGTAGTTGCTTCGTAgcagcttctgatgggagcttccctaatTTTGACGGCTCCTTGGGATTATATCCATCTTTGGCAAATAGCCTGTAAGCATTAGGATCAAAGCCTTCATCTGTATGCTTCGTATGGATTGCCACATTCTGCGAATGATTTTGAGCCACAAACCATGCAAGTAGCATTGATggcaactttactgcctcaattcgttgGATCGGAAGAGTTAACTCCCTTAGAATATTGGCTTGGAGTTTGGATGATTCacccttctttttcttcttttttattgatATAGCGGAGCGCAGGAGTTACTTTGAGTTAGGGTGTACCTCCTCAGCAACAGCTTTATTTTTATCggaacccccctcccccccccccccaactctCTTAGTCGTGGACTCGTCATTCTTGCCATTCATGACATCACCAGCTTTTAGCTCattcacaatgcggttcttcaagtagaactttgcatcggcgaagtgtgactcagccttgGTGAATAGTTTGTCATCAACGACTATCTTTTTCTCGACTTCTCCCTCGTAGTActttaaacattgatggtaggtagatgaaacaactttattctcatgtatccaaggtcttccaagcaagacgttgtatgaagtctttgcatcgatcacatgcagccatgcacttgattgcatatcttcaatggtgatcCCCAACTTGATCGAGCCTATGACTCTTTttcccccttggttgaatccttgaattatcacaCGACTTTCCGAGAGTTTGTTCATtagaataccaagttctttcacaatGTGAATTGGCAAGATgctcactgaggatcctccatcaaccaaaattcgatttaccctttcatcacgTATACAGTCAACCAGGTATAAAGGGcggttatgaggagtgtcaccAAGTAGAAGATCGTCATTCATGAACGTAACTTTTTCCTAACAAGCgttaacttcttgaggaatagACTCGACGAGATTTTCCGAAGATGGTGTCAGTGGTAGGTCATCAATCTTTTCTTCCCCATTGTTAGCATGGCAACAAGATGCATCAATTCCCTCATGAGAAATCTTcgtgcggaaccaacttggtaagaactcctccaaggtcactggatgtcgtggcttttgagggtggtgcaCCTCCATTTTTGCCTTCTTCAAATCCTTAACGGGATTTTGTTTCCTTGTTCTTTTTaccattattttccttgttgCTTGTTCTATCGATTCTTTAAGCGGGCTCCTTTTGTAACGTCTAAGATGAGTCACCAACGTCGAACCTTTATCGTCATCATCAGGTTGATCAACTTCAACTTTGttgttctccagtaattcttcatctttatgtCTTTTAAAATTACATAATTCATctggactgaatgagccaaaggttatagagacttggtttgcgcttgctttctcatcttcaagcacgatcttcttttcacgaGGCAAGTCCATAACGTTGTCCTTAAAGACAAAGCACTTTTCCAGAGGGTGGCTCACAAGTcgatggtatttgcagtaatttgggtcattcgtTTTTCCAGTTTCATTTGACCGTTTCATCTCCGGAAGGTCAATGAGCTTTAACTCgagaaacttttcaaaaattgcaGGCACATCAAaatccagaaatgggtactccttctcttgcatttcttttagagtcaactttccacttggctgcttcttgctcaccttcgtcaTGAACTTCGCACGTGATGTATTCACATTCATAGTTTCTTTGCTTTCGAACTTGGGTATGAACTTGCTCATTTttctgacttcttgcttgtcgttccccttgcgaggttcatagatgggcagCCTTTCATTTCTAGTGGAGGCCATGCTTAATTCCATATCATGGGCATGAGTTGCAAGTTCTTCgaatgtgctaggcttgataccttgcaagatgtagcgcagTCCCTAATGCATACATTGGATGCCCATCTCTAGCTAGAATCTTCACTAATCccgtctttgcagttgaggcttgcattcctccaacgattgataaagtcgataactggttcaccttttcgttgacgagtatttgtaagttctatcatactcacaaTACGTCTggtgctataaaagcgattg
The sequence above is drawn from the Nicotiana tabacum cultivar K326 chromosome 13, ASM71507v2, whole genome shotgun sequence genome and encodes:
- the LOC107802048 gene encoding uncharacterized protein LOC107802048 yields the protein MAEYMIKVFLKDNSESINLRARCLANLTESQKKQIQIHYPKSEEELLLDKNLWEREHYSFEEMRLKSLLQSKEEDLKWEKDLEAKKQREREIRFVLQREIRFELGDEVAKRVIDAFDKTIREFCSRPVTEEEKRLKQSELEHREKLAAQGRYLTGEYLTPCRFNPQFCHSHYFDSDVYLSSGFFGAPTFGVSLPGPGFSGAPTFGGSLPGPLPSQDFSDNAKLLMELANRAIEEYNEKECNAFKYKVLKIEKVNYSLSGTFDMYWMTVKVLNLTHGSSPVETFQIHAGSRCINHFDKKIYCCRPKEEAIAGLPSCEFCFRLLPERHATGGTEEAFEL